In Cyprinus carpio isolate SPL01 chromosome A1, ASM1834038v1, whole genome shotgun sequence, the following proteins share a genomic window:
- the LOC109084847 gene encoding D(1B) dopamine receptor — protein MYNFTSLSAHGEPAVRIFLGFALSLLVLWTLLGNFTVCAAVLRFRHLRGKVTNIFIVSLAMSDLLVAVLVMPWKAATEVTGHWAFGSFCECWVAFDIMCSTASILNLCVISLDRYWAISNPFQYERKMNRRLALVMVSVTWIVSVAISFVPVQLNWHRADLGTVTTNNWTTREMCDSSLSRTYAVSSSLISFYIPVAVMLITYTRIYRIAQVQIKSISSLERAAERAQNCRAGARTCPLQHRAIRETKLFKTLSVIMGVFVCCWFPFFVLNCAIPFCHEPNCVSEATFNVFVWFGWCNSSLNPIIYAFNSDFRDAFARLLCCHGLCTKTPLDIQCKDPVSTNNQGSSVNTMEIGYVSLERVDNEMQRPLVEIHMFGDESKVQHTNSEEACQNK, from the coding sequence ATGTACAACTTCACATCCCTGAGCGCTCATGGAGAGCCAGCGGTTCGCATTTTCCTGGGTTTCGCTCTTTCTCTCCTCGTGCTGTGGACGTTATTGGGGAATTTCACTGTTTGCGCAGCGGTTTTGCGGTTCCGTCACCTGAGAGGAAAAGTCACCAATATCTTTATCGTGTCTCTGGCGATGTCGGACTTGTTGGTGGCTGTCCTCGTGATGCCGTGGAAAGCGGCCACGGAGGTGACCGGACACTGGGCGTTTGGCTCTTTCTGCGAGTGCTGGGTGGCTTTTGACATTATGTGCTCCACAGCTTCCATCCTCAACCTGTGCGTAATCAGCCTGGATCGATACTGGGCTATTTCAAACCCGTTTCAATACGAGAGGAAGATGAACCGTAGACTCGCCCTCGTTATGGTCAGCGTAACGTGGATCGTATCGGTGGCTATATCATTCGTGCCCGTGCAGCTGAACTGGCACAGGGCAGACCTGGGCACGGTAACCACAAATAACTGGACCACCAGGGAAATGTGTGACTCGAGTCTAAGCAGAACGTATGCCGTTTCCTCCTCTCTAATAAGTTTTTACATTCCCGTAGCAGTGATGCTGATCACATACACGCGCATCTACCGCATTGCTCAGGTTCAAATCAAGAGCATCTCTTCGCTGGAGCGCGCAGCGGAGCGCGCACAGAACTGCAGGGCAGGTGCGCGCACCTGTCCTCTCCAACACCGCGCGATCAGAGAAACCAAACTGTTCAAAACTCTGTCCGTGATTATGGgggtgtttgtgtgctgctggtTTCCGTTCTTCGTCCTCAACTGTGCGATTCCTTTCTGCCACGAGCCAAATTGTGTCAGTGAAGCAACTTTTAACGTGTTCGTGTGGTTCGGCTGGTGCAATTCATCGCTCAACCCGATCATATATGCTTTTAACTCTGATTTCAGAGATGCTTTTGCTCGACTTCTGTGCTGCCATGGCCTGTGCACCAAAACACCTCTTGATATTCAGTGCAAGGATCCAGTGTCCACCAATAATCAGGGCAGCTCTGTTAACACTATGGAGATCGGTTATGTCAGTTTGGAAAGGGTGGACAACGAAATGCAACGTCCACTGGTGGAGATACATATGTTTGGAGATGAGAGCAAGGTTCAGCACACAAACTCAGAAGAAGCATGTCAGAATAAATGA